The Nicotiana tabacum cultivar K326 chromosome 14, ASM71507v2, whole genome shotgun sequence genome contains a region encoding:
- the LOC107818796 gene encoding 1-deoxy-D-xylulose-5-phosphate synthase, chloroplastic (The RefSeq protein has 12 substitutions compared to this genomic sequence), whose amino-acid sequence MALCNYAVPGILNRTVASDYSKQSPLFSELFHGTDLQYQFQHKLTRVKKRSRGVQASLSEKGEYYAQRPPTPLLDTINYPIHMKNLSVKELKQLAEELRSDTIFNVSKTGGHLGSSLGVVELTVALHYVFNTPQDRILWDVGHQSYPHKILTGRRGKMSTLRQTDGLAGFTKRSESEYDCFGTGHSSTTISAGLGMAVGRDLKGKNNNVIAVIGDGAMTAGQAYEAMNNAGYLDSDMIVILNDNRQVSLPTATLDGPAPPVGALSRALSRLQSNRPLRELREVAKGVTKQIGGPMHELAAKVDEYARGMISGSGSTLFEELGLYYIGPVDGHNIDDLISILKEVRSTKTTGPVLIHVITEKGRGYPYAERAADKYHGVAKFDPATGKQFKVSAKTQSYTTYFAEALIAEAEADKDIVAIHAAMGGGTGMNIFHRRFPNRCFDVGIAEQHAVTFAAGLACEGLKPFCAIYSSFLQRAYDQVVHDVDLQKLPVRFAMDRAGLVGADGPTHCGAFDVTFMACLPNMVVMAPSDETELFHMVATAAAIDDRPSCFRYPRGNGIGVELPVGNKGTPLEVGKGRILVEGERVALLGYGSAVQNCLAAAAVLVTRGLQVTVADARFCKPLDGALIRSLAKSHEVLITVEEGSIGGFGSHVAQFMALDGLLDGKLKWRPIVLPDRYIDHGSPADQLAEAGLTPSHIAATVFNILGQTREALEVMT is encoded by the exons ATGGCTTTGTGTAGCTATGCATTTCCTGGGATTTTGAATAGGACAGTGGCTTCAGATTCTTTAAAGCAGAGTCCTTTATTCTCTGAATGGTTTCATGGAACAGATCTGCAGTTTCACTTCCAACATAAGCTTACTCAG GTCAAGAAAAGGTCACGTGGGGTTCAGGCATCTTTGTCAGAAAGAGGAGAATACTATGCACAGAGACCACCAACACCTCTTTTGGACACTATCAACTATCCCATTCATATGAAAATTCTTTCTGTAAAG GAACTTAAACAACTAGCAGAAGAACTAAGATCAGAGACAGTTTTCAATGTATCAAAGACTGGGGGTCACCTTGGTTCAAGTCTTGGTGTTGTTGAGCTTACAGTTGCTCTTCATTATGTCTTCAACACACCTCAAGATAGGATACTATGGGATGTTGGTCATCAG TCTTATCCTCACAAAATCTTGACTGGTagaagggggaagatgtcaacTCTTAGACAGACAGATGGACTTGCAGGATTTACTAAGCGGTCGGAGAGTGAATATGATTGCTTTGGCACTGGCCACAGTTCAACCACCATCTCAGCAGGCCTAG GGATGGCTGTTGGAAGAGATCTGAAAGGAAAGAATAACAATGTTATAGCTGTAATAGGTGATGGTGCGATGACAGCAGGTCAAGCTTATGAAGCCATGAATAATGCCGGTTACCTAGACTCTGATATGATTGTTATTTTGAATGACAATAGACAAGTTTCGTTACCTACTGCTACTCTAGACGGGCCGGCCCCTCCCGTTGGAGCTCTAAGCAGAGCTTTGAGCAGGTTGCAATCTAATAGACCTCTCAGAGAACTAAGAGAAGTCGCTAAG GGAGTTACTAAGCAGATTGGTGGACCTATGCATGAGCTTGCTGCAAAAGTTGATGAATATGCTCGTGGGATGATCAGTGGTTCCGGATCaacattgtttgaagaacttggacTTTATTATATTGGTCCTGTGGATGGTCACAACATTGACGATCTTATTTCGATTCTCAAAGAAGTTAGAAGTACTAAAACAACAGGTCCAGTACTGATCCATGTTATCACCGAGAAAGGCAGAGGTTATCCATATGCCGAGAGAGCTGCTGACAAGTATCACG GAGTAGCCAAGTTTGATCCAGCAACTGGAAAGCAATTCAAAGTTAGTGCCAAGACTCAGTCCTATACGACGTACTTTGCGGAGGCTTTAattgcagaagcagaagcagataAGGACATTGTTGCAATCCATGCTGCTATGGGTGGTGGGACCGGTATGAACATTTTCCACCGTCGCTTCCCAAATCGGTGTTTTGATGTTGGAATAGCAGAACAGCATGCTGTAACCTTTGCTGCTGGTTTGGCTTGTGAAGGCCTCAAACCTTTTTGTGCAATTTATTCATCTTTCTTGCAAAGAGCTTATGACCAG GTAGTGCATGATGTTGACTTGCAAAAGCTGCCTGTGAGATTTGCAATGGACAGAGCTGGTCTTGTTGGAGCAGATGGTCCGACGCATTGTGGTGCATTTGATGTTACTTTCATGGCGTGTCTTCCTAACATGGTAGTAATGGCTCCTTCCGATGAAACGGAGCTATTTCACATGGTAGCAACTGCTGCTGCCATTGATGACAGACCAAGTTGTTTCAGATACCCAAGAGGAAATGGGATCGGTGTAGAGCTTCCGGTTGGAAACAAAGGCACTCCCCTTGAG GTCGGTAAAGGCAGGATATTGGTTGAAGGGGAGAGAGTGGCTCTACTGGGATATGGCTCAGCAGTACAGAACTGTTTGGCTGCTGCTGCTGTGTTAGTAACCCGTGGTTTACAAGTAACAGTTGCAGATGCACGCTTCTGCAAACCACTGGACGGTGCTCTCATAAGGAGCCTCGCAAAATCACACGAGGTGCTGATCACTGTTGAAGAAGGATCAATTGGAGGTTTCGGGTCTCATGTTGCTCAGTTTATGGCCTTAGATGGACTTCTTGATGGCAAGTTAAAG TGGAGGCCGATAGTACTTCCTGATCGATACATTGACCACGGATCTCCTGCTGATCAATTGGCAGAAGCTGGTCTTACGCCATCTCACATTGCAGCAACAGTGTTTAACATTCTTGGACAAACCAGAGAAGCTCTAGAGGTTATGACATAA
- the LOC107818796 gene encoding 1-deoxy-D-xylulose-5-phosphate synthase, chloroplastic isoform X2 — protein MKILSVKELKQLAEELRSETVFNVSKTGGHLGSSLGVVELTVALHYVFNTPQDRILWDVGHQSYPHKILTGRRGKMSTLRQTDGLAGFTKRSESEYDCFGTGHSSTTISAGLGMAVGRDLKGKNNNVIAVIGDGAMTAGQAYEAMNNAGYLDSDMIVILNDNRQVSLPTATLDGPAPPVGALSRALSRLQSNRPLRELREVAKGVTKQIGGPMHELAAKVDEYARGMISGSGSTLFEELGLYYIGPVDGHNIDDLISILKEVRSTKTTGPVLIHVITEKGRGYPYAERAADKYHGVAKFDPATGKQFKVSAKTQSYTTYFAEALIAEAEADKDIVAIHAAMGGGTGMNIFHRRFPNRCFDVGIAEQHAVTFAAGLACEGLKPFCAIYSSFLQRAYDQVVHDVDLQKLPVRFAMDRAGLVGADGPTHCGAFDVTFMACLPNMVVMAPSDETELFHMVATAAAIDDRPSCFRYPRGNGIGVELPVGNKGTPLEVGKGRILVEGERVALLGYGSAVQNCLAAAAVLVTRGLQVTVADARFCKPLDGALIRSLAKSHEVLITVEEGSIGGFGSHVAQFMALDGLLDGKLKWRPIVLPDRYIDHGSPADQLAEAGLTPSHIAATVFNILGQTREALEVMT, from the exons ATGAAAATTCTTTCTGTAAAG GAACTTAAACAACTAGCAGAAGAACTAAGATCAGAGACAGTTTTCAATGTATCAAAGACTGGGGGTCACCTTGGTTCAAGTCTTGGTGTTGTTGAGCTTACAGTTGCTCTTCATTATGTCTTCAACACACCTCAAGATAGGATACTATGGGATGTTGGTCATCAG TCTTATCCTCACAAAATCTTGACTGGTagaagggggaagatgtcaacTCTTAGACAGACAGATGGACTTGCAGGATTTACTAAGCGGTCGGAGAGTGAATATGATTGCTTTGGCACTGGCCACAGTTCAACCACCATCTCAGCAGGCCTAG GGATGGCTGTTGGAAGAGATCTGAAAGGAAAGAATAACAATGTTATAGCTGTAATAGGTGATGGTGCGATGACAGCAGGTCAAGCTTATGAAGCCATGAATAATGCCGGTTACCTAGACTCTGATATGATTGTTATTTTGAATGACAATAGACAAGTTTCGTTACCTACTGCTACTCTAGACGGGCCGGCCCCTCCCGTTGGAGCTCTAAGCAGAGCTTTGAGCAGGTTGCAATCTAATAGACCTCTCAGAGAACTAAGAGAAGTCGCTAAG GGAGTTACTAAGCAGATTGGTGGACCTATGCATGAGCTTGCTGCAAAAGTTGATGAATATGCTCGTGGGATGATCAGTGGTTCCGGATCaacattgtttgaagaacttggacTTTATTATATTGGTCCTGTGGATGGTCACAACATTGACGATCTTATTTCGATTCTCAAAGAAGTTAGAAGTACTAAAACAACAGGTCCAGTACTGATCCATGTTATCACCGAGAAAGGCAGAGGTTATCCATATGCCGAGAGAGCTGCTGACAAGTATCACG GAGTAGCCAAGTTTGATCCAGCAACTGGAAAGCAATTCAAAGTTAGTGCCAAGACTCAGTCCTATACGACGTACTTTGCGGAGGCTTTAattgcagaagcagaagcagataAGGACATTGTTGCAATCCATGCTGCTATGGGTGGTGGGACCGGTATGAACATTTTCCACCGTCGCTTCCCAAATCGGTGTTTTGATGTTGGAATAGCAGAACAGCATGCTGTAACCTTTGCTGCTGGTTTGGCTTGTGAAGGCCTCAAACCTTTTTGTGCAATTTATTCATCTTTCTTGCAAAGAGCTTATGACCAG GTAGTGCATGATGTTGACTTGCAAAAGCTGCCTGTGAGATTTGCAATGGACAGAGCTGGTCTTGTTGGAGCAGATGGTCCGACGCATTGTGGTGCATTTGATGTTACTTTCATGGCGTGTCTTCCTAACATGGTAGTAATGGCTCCTTCCGATGAAACGGAGCTATTTCACATGGTAGCAACTGCTGCTGCCATTGATGACAGACCAAGTTGTTTCAGATACCCAAGAGGAAATGGGATCGGTGTAGAGCTTCCGGTTGGAAACAAAGGCACTCCCCTTGAG GTCGGTAAAGGCAGGATATTGGTTGAAGGGGAGAGAGTGGCTCTACTGGGATATGGCTCAGCAGTACAGAACTGTTTGGCTGCTGCTGCTGTGTTAGTAACCCGTGGTTTACAAGTAACAGTTGCAGATGCACGCTTCTGCAAACCACTGGACGGTGCTCTCATAAGGAGCCTCGCAAAATCACACGAGGTGCTGATCACTGTTGAAGAAGGATCAATTGGAGGTTTCGGGTCTCATGTTGCTCAGTTTATGGCCTTAGATGGACTTCTTGATGGCAAGTTAAAG TGGAGGCCGATAGTACTTCCTGATCGATACATTGACCACGGATCTCCTGCTGATCAATTGGCAGAAGCTGGTCTTACGCCATCTCACATTGCAGCAACAGTGTTTAACATTCTTGGACAAACCAGAGAAGCTCTAGAGGTTATGACATAA
- the LOC107818796 gene encoding 1-deoxy-D-xylulose-5-phosphate synthase, chloroplastic isoform X1, with amino-acid sequence MALCSYAFPGILNRTVASDSLKQSPLFSEWFHGTDLQFHFQHKLTQVKKRSRGVQASLSERGEYYAQRPPTPLLDTINYPIHMKILSVKELKQLAEELRSETVFNVSKTGGHLGSSLGVVELTVALHYVFNTPQDRILWDVGHQSYPHKILTGRRGKMSTLRQTDGLAGFTKRSESEYDCFGTGHSSTTISAGLGMAVGRDLKGKNNNVIAVIGDGAMTAGQAYEAMNNAGYLDSDMIVILNDNRQVSLPTATLDGPAPPVGALSRALSRLQSNRPLRELREVAKGVTKQIGGPMHELAAKVDEYARGMISGSGSTLFEELGLYYIGPVDGHNIDDLISILKEVRSTKTTGPVLIHVITEKGRGYPYAERAADKYHGVAKFDPATGKQFKVSAKTQSYTTYFAEALIAEAEADKDIVAIHAAMGGGTGMNIFHRRFPNRCFDVGIAEQHAVTFAAGLACEGLKPFCAIYSSFLQRAYDQAMHDVDLQKLPVRFAMDRAGLVGADGPTHCGAFDVTFMACLPNMVVMAPSDETELFHMVATAAAIDDRPSCFRYPRGNGIGVELPVGNKGTPLEVGKGRILVEGERVALLGYGSAVQNCLAAAAVLVTRGLQVTVADARFCKPLDGALIRSLAKSHEVLITVEEGSIGGFGSHVAQFMALDGLLDGKLKWRPIVLPDRYIDHGSPADQLAEAGLTPSHIAATVFNILGQTREALEVMT; translated from the exons ATGGCTTTGTGTAGCTATGCATTTCCTGGGATTTTGAATAGGACAGTGGCTTCAGATTCTTTAAAGCAGAGTCCTTTATTCTCTGAATGGTTTCATGGAACAGATCTGCAGTTTCACTTCCAACATAAGCTTACTCAG GTCAAGAAAAGGTCACGTGGGGTTCAGGCATCTTTGTCAGAAAGAGGAGAATACTATGCACAGAGACCACCAACACCTCTTTTGGACACTATCAACTATCCCATTCATATGAAAATTCTTTCTGTAAAG GAACTTAAACAACTAGCAGAAGAACTAAGATCAGAGACAGTTTTCAATGTATCAAAGACTGGGGGTCACCTTGGTTCAAGTCTTGGTGTTGTTGAGCTTACAGTTGCTCTTCATTATGTCTTCAACACACCTCAAGATAGGATACTATGGGATGTTGGTCATCAG TCTTATCCTCACAAAATCTTGACTGGTagaagggggaagatgtcaacTCTTAGACAGACAGATGGACTTGCAGGATTTACTAAGCGGTCGGAGAGTGAATATGATTGCTTTGGCACTGGCCACAGTTCAACCACCATCTCAGCAGGCCTAG GGATGGCTGTTGGAAGAGATCTGAAAGGAAAGAATAACAATGTTATAGCTGTAATAGGTGATGGTGCGATGACAGCAGGTCAAGCTTATGAAGCCATGAATAATGCCGGTTACCTAGACTCTGATATGATTGTTATTTTGAATGACAATAGACAAGTTTCGTTACCTACTGCTACTCTAGACGGGCCGGCCCCTCCCGTTGGAGCTCTAAGCAGAGCTTTGAGCAGGTTGCAATCTAATAGACCTCTCAGAGAACTAAGAGAAGTCGCTAAG GGAGTTACTAAGCAGATTGGTGGACCTATGCATGAGCTTGCTGCAAAAGTTGATGAATATGCTCGTGGGATGATCAGTGGTTCCGGATCaacattgtttgaagaacttggacTTTATTATATTGGTCCTGTGGATGGTCACAACATTGACGATCTTATTTCGATTCTCAAAGAAGTTAGAAGTACTAAAACAACAGGTCCAGTACTGATCCATGTTATCACCGAGAAAGGCAGAGGTTATCCATATGCCGAGAGAGCTGCTGACAAGTATCACG GAGTAGCCAAGTTTGATCCAGCAACTGGAAAGCAATTCAAAGTTAGTGCCAAGACTCAGTCCTATACGACGTACTTTGCGGAGGCTTTAattgcagaagcagaagcagataAGGACATTGTTGCAATCCATGCTGCTATGGGTGGTGGGACCGGTATGAACATTTTCCACCGTCGCTTCCCAAATCGGTGTTTTGATGTTGGAATAGCAGAACAGCATGCTGTAACCTTTGCTGCTGGTTTGGCTTGTGAAGGCCTCAAACCTTTTTGTGCAATTTATTCATCTTTCTTGCAAAGAGCTTATGACCAGGCAA TGCATGATGTTGACTTGCAAAAGCTGCCTGTGAGATTTGCAATGGACAGAGCTGGTCTTGTTGGAGCAGATGGTCCGACGCATTGTGGTGCATTTGATGTTACTTTCATGGCGTGTCTTCCTAACATGGTAGTAATGGCTCCTTCCGATGAAACGGAGCTATTTCACATGGTAGCAACTGCTGCTGCCATTGATGACAGACCAAGTTGTTTCAGATACCCAAGAGGAAATGGGATCGGTGTAGAGCTTCCGGTTGGAAACAAAGGCACTCCCCTTGAG GTCGGTAAAGGCAGGATATTGGTTGAAGGGGAGAGAGTGGCTCTACTGGGATATGGCTCAGCAGTACAGAACTGTTTGGCTGCTGCTGCTGTGTTAGTAACCCGTGGTTTACAAGTAACAGTTGCAGATGCACGCTTCTGCAAACCACTGGACGGTGCTCTCATAAGGAGCCTCGCAAAATCACACGAGGTGCTGATCACTGTTGAAGAAGGATCAATTGGAGGTTTCGGGTCTCATGTTGCTCAGTTTATGGCCTTAGATGGACTTCTTGATGGCAAGTTAAAG TGGAGGCCGATAGTACTTCCTGATCGATACATTGACCACGGATCTCCTGCTGATCAATTGGCAGAAGCTGGTCTTACGCCATCTCACATTGCAGCAACAGTGTTTAACATTCTTGGACAAACCAGAGAAGCTCTAGAGGTTATGACATAA